CGCACGACCTCGTGCTCGAACTCTCCGACGAGCCGCTTCGCGGTGCCCCCCTCGACCCGGACCGTGCCTGGGCCGCGACCGGCACGGCCTGGCAGCGGGCGGTGCCGCCGATCTCGGGCACGATCGCGGACGGCGATGTCCGCCAGTCCTATGCGGTCCTGCGGGGACTGACCTCGCCGGGCGGGGGGATGGTCGCGGGTGCCACGATGTCGCTGCCGGAACGTGTGGGGCAGGGGCGCAACTACGACTACCGATACGCGTGGATCCGCGATCAGAGCTATGCGGGTGAGGCCGTGGCCGCGTGCGGCGCCCACCCGCTGCTCGACGATGCCGTGAGCTTCGTGTCGGAGCGGATCCTCGCGGACGGCCCGCGGCTCAAGCCCGCGTACACGATCACCGGTGGCCCCGTGCCGGGTGAGCGGTCGCTCGATCTCGCGGGCTACCCCGGCGGCGCCGACAAGGTCGGCAACTGGGCGAACGAGCAGTTCCAGCTCGACGCGTTCGGCGAGGCGCTCTCGCTCTTCGCGGCCGCCGCCCGCCTCGACCGGCTCGACACGGTCCACTGGCGGGCGGTCGAGGCCGCCGTCGCGGCCATCCGCGCGTGCCGGATGGAGCCGGACGCGGGCATCTGGGAACTCGACGAGCGGCGGTGGGCGCACTCCCGGCTCAGCTGCGTGGCGGGACTGCGCGCCGTCGCGAGTGCGGCCCCCGCCCGGCAGGGTTCGGAGTGGACCTCCCTGGCCGACTCGATCCTCGCGGACGTCTCCGCCGACTGCCTCCATCCCAGCGGACGCTGGCAGCGCGCCCCCGGCGACGACCGGGTCGACGCGGCGCTCCTCATCCCGGCCATCCGGGGCGCGTTGCCGGCCGACGACCCGAGGACCGTGGCCACCCTCGCCGGGATCCTCGAGGGGCTGGCCCAGGACCACTTCATGTACCGGTTCCGTCACGACCAGCGCCGGCTCGGCGAGGCGGAGGGCGCGTTCCTCCTGTGCGGCTTCATGACGAGCCTGGCGCTGCACCGGCAGGGCCGCGAGGTCGAGGCCGGCCGGTGGTTCGAACGCAACCGGGCGGCGTGCGGGCCGCCCGGACTGTATTCGGAGGAGTACGACACGACGCAGCGGCAGATGCGGGGCAACCTGCCGCAGGCCTTCGTGCACGCGCTGATGATGGAGACGGCCCGCGCGCTCGCCGATCCGTGGACCGGCCCGCGCCGCCGTGACTGACCGGCGGGGCCGGCCGGCCCGCGCCCGCATAGTCAGGCGCTCCTCGCGGGCCGTTCCTGCAGCGCGGACCGCAGCCGGTCCGGGTCGACGCCCGCAGCAGTGAGCGCCTCCCGTCCGGGACAGTCGGCGCGCAGGATCCCGAGTGCCAGGTGCCGCGCGTCGATCGAGCGATCACCCAGCGCGACCGCCTCGCGCAGGCCCAGCTCGAGCGCCTTCTTGGCGTCCCGCGCGAACGGCAGGCTCCCACGGCCGCGCCGTGCGGTGCCCAGGGATCCCGGGCCGAAGACCTCGTCGGTGCGCCGGGCCACCTCATCCAGGTCGATTCCGAGTGAGCCGAGGGCGGCGCCGTCGAGACCCGCCCGGGAGACCTGCGTGCCGATCTCCTCGGTCAGTGCCGCGGCGTCGACGTCGATGCGGCCGAGCGCATCGGTCAGGCCGCCCCGCTCGAGGAGGGCGAGGAGCACGTGTCGGGTATCGATCCGCGAGGCCCCGGACGCCCGCGCCGAGTCCTGAGCGGCGACGACGGCGCCGCGTGCCTGCTTGGTGAACCGTTCGAACATCATCTTCTCCGTCCGTGCTTCTTGTGCACTGCCTGCCGACTGACGTCGAGTGCGTCCGCGATCTCCTGCCAGGGCATGCCGAGCTCGCGAGCCCGGTTCACCTGCAGAACCTCGAGCCGGTCGGCCAGCTCCCGAAGCGAGCGAACCGCGCGCAATCCGGTGATCGGGTCGTCGCCCGCCGCAGCATCGATATCGGAAACCATGCGTCAACATTAGTTGACGTCATGGATTCTGTCAACGCAGATTGACGGCGGGTGGATCGACGGCACGCATGCAGGCGGACGGATCGTCGCCGATGGACCGGGCCCGTGCACCCGCCGCCCCTACCCCCGCCGCAGCGCCGAGGCCAGGTGGTGCACGAGCGGCTGCCCGACCGCGGCCATCGAGAAGTCGACTTCGAGCGTGTCGCCGCGCACCGTGTACCGCCGCCGGGTCACCTGCACGTGCTTGGCGCTCGCGGAGTTCATGATCCGGGCGATGAGGTCGAACTCGAGCACGTCGTCGTCGAGCCGCAGGCGCCCCTCGGCCAGCTCCGTCTGTCCGGTCGGCTGCGCGAGCGTCATCTCGACGGCGCCCTCCGCCGGGATCCGCACGAACCCGGACTCCATGTGCAGCGGCGCCCCCTCCGGCGACCACGTGCGCTGGGAGTACACGAGGAACGGCTTGCCCACATCCGTGAACTTCAGCTCCTCCGTGTACTCGAAGGACGTGATCGTCGGGTACTCCCCGCGCCCCGCCCCCGTCCATGTGCCGAGGAGGGTCGCCGCCGGCGAGAGATTCGGGTGAAGGGCCATGGCCCGCACCCTACGCCCCGGCCCGGGCCGTGCACTTGACCGGCGTCAAGGCGCGGGCCGGTCGGTGCGCAGCATCGCCATGAGCTCGGCGTCCACCCAGCCGCCGTCGAAGCGAAGCGCCTCACGCATCGTCCCCTCGTGCCGGAACCCGGCCTTGGCGTACACGTGCCGGGCCCGCGGGTTGAACGCGTACACCTCGAGGCTCACCCGGTGCAGCTGCTGCACCTCGAAGGCGTGCGCCATCGTCAGCCGCACCGCCTCGGTGCCGAGTCCGCGCCCGGTGGCTCCGGCGATCCAGATCCGGAACCCGCACGAGCGGTTTCCGGGGTCGAGGTCGTTGAGCACGGACTCGCCGACGATCCGGCCCGTCGAGTTCTCCCGGATCGCCCAGACGAGCCGGTCGGACGCCGTCGCCCACCGTGCGTAGGTCTCGGCCAGCTGCGCGCTGGTCCAGGGCCGTGCCGCAGTGGGCGTGCTCGTGTGGGAGGTGCCCGTGAGGATCGCCACCTCCGGATCGTCGAGGAGAGGCTCGATCGCGGACACGTGCCCGGTGCTCACCGGTTCGAGCGTCACGAGGTCGCCGGTCAGCGGCACCTTCCGCGTGAAGTCCATGCTCGTCTCCCTCGCTGGTCGCCGGTGGGCCCGGGCGGTGCCGTCACGCTACTGCGGCTCGCATCGGCGCGCGAGCATCCACTCGTGCGGCCACGGGGCGAGGCGACGACCTCGGCCGCGCCCCGGGGCGACGAACGTCGCGCCGAGCTGCGCCGTCGGTCTCGTTCGAGGCGCCTTCGGCCGCGGGAGACGACGCTCCGCTCGCCCACCGGTAACGATGCGGTTTCAGTCTCGAGGAGGCCGCACCGGCGCGCATCGCCGCGCGTATGCTCGCCCCAACCACGGGGGATCCTGCCCCCGCCGCACCCCACCCGGGGCGGCGCGGTCCGGCATTCCCCCGATATCCATAGGAGGAACATTGAAGAGCAGGCGATTTTATGCCGCCGCGGCCACGCTGGCCGCGGGTGCCATGGTGCTGAGCGCATGCGGCAGCAGCGGCGAGGCCACGGGAGGGGCGACCGACGACGGCGGCAACGCCGGGATCAGCGACACGTCGAGCATGTCGGTCGCGTGGAACGAGCAGCTGGACGAGACGAACCCCGACAGCTCGACCGGCAACGCGACGAAGAACGCGAACGTCCTGTACCTGACGAACGACCGGTTCATGTACTACGACGACCAGCTCAACCTCGTGCAGGACCCGGGATTCGGCAGCTACGAGAAGGTCTCCGACGACCCGCTCCAGGTCAAGTACACCTTCGCCGACACCGCGACGTGGTCCGACGGCACGCCGGTCGACGCGGCCGACCTGGTGATGTTCTGGGGCGCGGTCTCCGGCAACTTCAACACCATCGCCGACGAGGACGCCCTGACCGACGAGGGCGAGACCGACGAGAAGGCGACGGCCGACCAGGTCTACTTCAACGGCACGAACTCCACCGTCGGCCTGATCGAGGACTTCCCGGAGATCTCCGACGACGGCAAGTCGATCACCTTCACCTACACCAAGCCGTTCGGCGACTGGAACGTCAACCTCGAGACCGGCGTTCCGGCGCACGTCGTGGCCCAGCACGCGCTCGGCGTCGAGGACCCGGCCGAGGCCAAGCAGGCCCTCATCGACGCGTTCAAGAACGAGGACAAGGACGCGCTCGTCAAGATCTCGAAGTTCTGGAACACGGGCTTCCAGTTCTCCGGCGCGCTGCCGGACGACCCCTCGCTCTACCTCTCGAGCGGCCCGTACATCATGACCGAGTACAAGCAGGACCAGTACCTCACGCTCGAGGCCCGCGACGACTACGAGGGCGACCGCACCGGCGGCCCGGAGAAGATCACCATCCGGACGATCCCGGACGCGATGGCCGCGGTCTCCGCCCTTCAGAACGGCGAGGTGGACCTCATCTCCCCGCAGTCGACCACGGACGTGGTCGAGGCGCTCAAGGCACTCGGCGACGACTACACGGTGCTCGAGGGCATCGAGGGCACGTACGAGCACGTCGACCTCATGTTCGACAACGGCGGCCCGTTCGATCCGGCCACCTACGGCGGCGACGCGGCGGCGGCCCTCAAGGTCCGCCAGGCGTTCCTCAAGCTCATCCCGCGCCAGGAGATCCTCGACAAGCTCATCGTGCCGCTCAACTCCCAGGCCGTGATCCGCAACTCCTACAACGTGCTGCCCGGCGCGCCGATGTACGACGCGGTGACCGAGGCGAACCAGATGGGTGCGAAGTTCTCCGAGGTCGACGTCGACGGCGCCAAGCAGCTTCTCGAGGAGGCCGGCGTGGACACCCCGGTCGACGTGCGGTTCCTGTTCGACAAGGCGAACCCGCGCCGGCAGAACGAGTACACGCTCATCGCCCAGTCGGCCGGCCAGGACGACCTGTTCAACGTGATCGACTCGAGCAGCGACGAGTGGGGCCGGCTGCTGTCGGACAACTCCAAGTACGACGCCTCCGTCTTCGGCTGGCAGTCCACCTCCACGGCGGTCACCGAGGGGGATGCGAACTATCGCACCGGCGCCATCAACAACTTCGGCGGCTACTCGAGCGAGACGGTCGACGGGCTGCTCGACCAGCTGCTGGTCGCGACCGAGCCGGCGGAGCAGGAGGAGCTGCTCGGCAAGATCGAGGCTCAGCTCGTGGACGACGCGTTCGGGCTCACGCTCTACCAGTTCCCCTCCGTCACGGCCTACCGGTCCACGATCGAGGGAATCGACCCGATCACGATCTCCCCGACGATCTTCTACGGGTTCTGGAACTGGAAGGTCGGTTCCTGATCCGCGCCGACTGACCTGATGGATGAGGGGCGCCCGCCGGGCGCCCCTCATCCGCTGCCCGAGCGCGCATCGTTCGCCCGGCGCGCCGCACCGTTCGCCCGGCGCGCGCTCGGGCCCCGTCATAGACTCGGCGACACCGCGCCGACTCCGTCCCCATGTTCGTGAGCGAGGTACCACCCCCGATGCTGGCCTTCATCGTCCGCCGCCTGCTCATCGGGCTGGGCGTGCTCCTCGTCGCGACCTTCGTCATGTACGGGCTCTCGGATCTGGTGATCGATCCGCTCGAGGATCTCATCACCTCGACCGACCCGAACAAGGAACTGCAGATCGCGGCCCGGATCGACCAGCTCCACCTGGATCAGTCGTGGGTCGAGCGGTACTGGGACTGGATCGTGAACTTCGTGCAGGGCGACATGGGCACGGCGTGGCGCTCCGGCCGGGAGGTGACCGACCTCCTCGGCGGGGCGATCGTCTCCACGATCCAGCTCGTCTCGGCCGCGACCGTGCTGGCCATCCTCCTCGGTGTGGCCGTCGGGATCGTCTCCGCGCTGCGCCAGTACACGAGCTTCGACTACCTCATCACGTTCTTCTCCTTCCTCATGTACTCCCTGCCCTCCTTCTGGGTGGCGGTGCTGCTCAAGCAGTGGGTCGCGATCGGGTTCAACGACTTCCTCGCCGACCCGTTCCTCGCCTACGCGGTGATCGCCGGCGTGGGCGTCGTCGCCGCGGTGCTGTGGACCCTCATGATCGGCGGCCCGCTCAGACACCGGCTCACGCACGGGGTCATCGCCCTCGCGGCCACGGCGGGCGTGCTCGTCTACCTGCAGGCGAGCGGCTGGTGGTCCAGGCCGAATATCGGACTGCCGCTGCTGGCGATCACCTCGATCGCGATCGCCCTCGGCGTGACGCTGCTCTCGACCGGGCTGAACAACCGTCGCTCGCTCGGCGCCGCGCTCAGCTGCGCGGCCATCGGCCTCGCGCTCTACTATCCGATGCAGGGCGTCTTCCGCGAGCTCACGCCGCACATGAGCTACGGGATCGCCTTCCTGCTCGGGCTGCTGGCGGCCGTCGTCGGCGCACTCGTGGGCGTGGCCTGGCGCGGACCGGACTGGCGCCAGTCGGCCCGGACGGGCGCGATCGTCGCGGTCTCGGTCGCCTTCCTCATGTTCGTCGACCGCGTGCTCCAGGTGTGGCGGCCGTATTTCGACTCGAACGTCATCAACGGCCGCCCGTTCCCGACCATCGGCGACGTGACCCCCGAGCTCGGCGGGAACTTCTGGGTCACGGTGCTCGACTCCACGATGCACCTCATCCTGCCCACGATCTCGCTCATGCTCATCTCCTTCGCCGGCTACACCCGCTACGCCCGGGGATCGATGCTCGAGGTGATGAGCCAGGACTACATCCGCACCGCCCGCGCCAAGGGCCTGAGCGAGCGCACCGTGGTCATGCGCCACGGCTTTCGCAACTCGCTCATCCCCCTCGCCACGATCGTGCCGCTCGATGTCATCACCCTCATCGGCGGCGCCATCATCACCGAGCACATCTTCTCCCGACCCGGCATGGGGCAGTTGTTCATCCGGTCCCTCGAGGACGCCGAGATCGACCCGCTCATGGCCTACCTCGTGGTCGTGGCCTTCGCGGCGATCGTGGCGAACATCATCGCCGACCTCATCTACGCCGCCCTCGACCCACGGATTCGGGTGAACGCATGAGAAGCCCTATGTCAAGCCGCCTTGTTTTCGGGGGTGAGGTAGGGCTGGAGTGCTCGGTGTTTGCTGGGGTTGTATGGGACGTGGTCTTGCCAGCAGTGCCAGATGATGGTGAGCCATGCTCGGGCGAGGATTCGGACGGCGTGGGGGTGGTCGTGGCCTCTGGTTCTGGCTTGTTGGTAGAGGTGCGCGGCCCATGGGTTGGCTTTGATGCTGTCGGCGGCGAAGTCGGTGACGGCGTCGCGGAGTTGTTTGTCGCAGGACCAACGGAATCCGACGACGCGGATCCTCCCGGATTGGCGGGTCGATGGTGCTGCTCCGGCGAGGCAGATGAGTGCTTCGGGGGTGGGGAATCGGGAGCGGCAGTCGCCGATCTCGGCGAGCAGTCGGGCGGCGCGGACGCGCCCGGATCGGGGCAGGCTGGTGAAGATGTGCGCGTCGGGGTGGGTGGTCAGCTGCTGATCGATGTGCTTCTCCAGGGTGCGGGTCTGGGCCTGGAGGGTGCGCAGGACGGCGACGTGGCTGGCGGTGATCGTGGCCAGGGCTGTGGCGAAGTCACCTTCGGGTCCGCGGGGTGCGGCGAGGATCTTCGTGTGCAGCACGGTGGAGCTGGTGCGTCCGGAGTATCCCTGTTTGCGCAGCCAGGTGCCGAGTCTGGTGGGGGTGAGCCAGTCCAGCTTGTCTTGGGTGTCGAAGCGTTCCAGGAACGACAGAGCTATGTCGGAGTCGATGTCCTTGAACAGTCCGATTGTGGCGGGCAGTGCGTTGCGCAGGTGCGCGCGCAGCTGGTTTCCGGTCGCGATGCGGTGGGCGATGAGGTCCTTGCGTGCACGGCATGCCCGGCGCAGAGCTATCGTGTCGTCTCGGTCCGGGACGAGCGGGCGCAGTCGTGCCCGGTCGGTGCGGAGCGTGTCGGCGAGGACGAACGCGTCGAACCGGTCGTCCTTGTTGCCGGAGGAGCCGTATCGGCGTCGGATGTTCTTGACTTGGTTCGGGCTGATCACGACCACGGTGATGCCGGCGTCCAGCAGCGTGTCGATCACGGGTCCGTCGGGCGTTCGATCGCGACTTCGGTGGCGTTGTTGCGGGCCAGGAAGGTGAGCAGGGCGCGCAGCCCCTCCGCGGTGTGTTCGATCATGCATCGGTCGATTTCACGGCCGCGATGATCTACCACGCTGACCGCGTGGTCGTCACGGGCCCAGTCCAGACCGGCGGTCACGTCGCCGGGAGGTTCCTCGGGCAGGCACAGGGTTTGTTCATGGTGGGTGTGTTGGCAGACTTCATGTCAGCCTCCTTGCTGCTCGTACCAGTGGGGAGGCGCCCTCGTCTCACGGTGCTGTGGGAGCCGGGACGTGTCTGCCGGTTCGCTCACTGATCGGCGCTCGCCCCCGTCACCGGGTTTGGCGCTCAGCCCTATCGACGGTCCACACGTCCCGGGCAGCCACCAGACCTCGCAGATCTCATGCTGGACATCAACAGTGTCGAGCGAGCTGGGCGATGGCCCGGCAGCACCCGGGGTGCATCAGCGTCCTATCGAAGAACGCTGACACAAGGAAGGTAGACCAGTGAGCATCTCGAACATCCCCCCGGAGATCCCCGAGCCCGAGGGCGCGGGGGACTCCTACGACGCCGTCGAGAACGCGATCGAGCTCAAGGAGACCGAGGGCAAGTCCCAGGGCCGGATCGTGCGCGAGCGGTTCTTCCGCCACAAGGGCGCGATGATCTCCCTGGTCGTGCTCCTGCTCATCGTGCTGCTCGCGTTCACCTCGATCGGCTACGGCCCGCTGCCCGGCTGGTGGACGTGGACGCCGTACCAGACCCCGGAGAGCGTCCTGCCCGGGGGGCGCCCGACGCTCGTCATGCCGTGGAGCGGCTCGTTCGCCATCGGCGAGCACCCCTTCGGCCAGGACGAACTCGGCCGCGACATCTTCGCCCGGGTGATGAAGGGGGTGCAGACCTCGATCTTCATCATGGTGGTCATCGGCCTGGTCGCCACGATCGTGGGCACGATCTTCGGATCCCTGTCCGGATTCTTCCGGGGCCGGACCGACAACCTGCTCATGCGCCTCACCGATCTCGTGATCACCCTGCCGGTCATCGTGATCGGCGCCATGCTCGGCAAGCTCCTCGGTTCGGCCGCCCCGTTCTCGCTCGGCCTCGCGCTCGGGCTCATCGCGTGGCCGCCGATCGCACGCCTCGTGCGCGGGGACTTCCTCAGCCTGCGGGAGCGGGAGTTCGTGGACGCCGCCCGCGTGGCCGGCGCGAGCAACTCCCGGATCATCTTCAAGCACATGCTGCCGAACGCGATGGGGGTCATCATCGTGGCCGTCACGCTGCTCATGAGCTCGGCGATCCTGCTCGAGACCTCGCTCAGCTACCTCGGCTTCGGCATCCGGGAGCCGAATATCTCGCTCGGCACGATGATCTCCGCGTATCAGAGTTCGTTCGCCACCCGGCCGTGGCTGTTCTGGTGGCCGGGCCTGTTCATCATCGCGATCGCGCTGTGCGTCAACTTCATCGGCGACGGGCTGCGCGACGCGTTCGACCCGCGCCAGAAGAAGGTTCCCTCGCGGCGTGCCCGTCGCCGGGCCGCGGCGCCGGACGCCGCCGTGAGCGCGGGCGAATGAGCCCGCGGGGGAGGGCCGCGGCGTCAGCCGAGGACGGCCGATCCGGCCGCCACCGCGGCGATGACCGCGAGCACCGCGAGCGGGCGGCGGTTGAGGCTCACCCGCGCCGGGGCCTCGGGCCGCGCCGGCAGGAAGCCCGCCTCGGTCAGCGAGCGCACGCGCTCACCGATCTCGAGCACCGCCGCCTCGGCGCTCCCACCCCGGATCATGGACGGCGCCCGCTCGCCCGGGCGGGCGTGGCCGGACTCCGCCCGGCCACCGTCGCGCAGCGGCAGGCGGCGCAGACTTCCGCTGCCGGCCGGCAGGGCCCACGAGGAGAACTCGCGGTCGTCGTCCGTACGCACCCGCAGGGCCCACCGGGCGTCGGCGGAGGAGAAGGCCGGCCACGGCACCCACACAGTGCGGGCCACGTTGACAAGCAGGACGCCGCCGCCCGAGACCTCCACCCGCGGCAGCGCGAACAGCAGCCACACGAGCGCCACGGCGAGGGCGATCCAGGGGCCCGAACGCCACAGGTCGCCCCAGCCGCCGCGGGTCGCCGCGGCGATCGCGCCCGCGAGGGCCGCGGCGGCGGCGACCCACGGGAACACGCGGGAGAACCCCGTGCGGAAGACGGCCGTGTCGAACGCGCCGGGGGACTCGGGCATGGCGTCATCCTCCCATCCAGCAGCTTCGAGAAAGGTGAGCACGCGTGAGCACCATCGCCACCACCGACACCGGTGAGAGCACCGGCACGCCGCGGGAGCCGATCCTGTCGGTGCGCGGCCTCCATGTCGACTTCCTCGTGGAGAACGAATGGTTCCCCGCGGCGGTCGACATGACCTACGACGTCGCCCCCGGTGAGGTGCTGGCGATCGTGGGGGAGTCCGGCTCGGGCAAGACCCAGTCGTCCCTCTCCCTGCTCGGCCTGCTGCCGCCCAACGGCCGATCCGCGGGCAGCGCGAAGCTCGCGGGCCAGGAGCTCGTGGGCATGACGCCGGCCAGGCTGCGCCGGATCCGGGGCAGCGAGATCGCCGTGATCTTCCAGGAGCCGATGACGGCCCTCAACCCCGTCTACACGATCGGCTTCCAGATCGTGGAGACGATCCGCATCCACAACGACGTGGGGCCGAAGGAGGCGAAGGAGCGGGCGCTCGAACTGCTCCGGCTCGTGGAGATGCCCGATCCGCAGACCCGCTTCAACTCCTATCCGCATCAGCTCTCGGGCGGGCAGCGGCAGCGGGCGATGATCGCCCAGTCGCTCTCGTGCGACCCCAAGCTGCTCATCGCCGACGAGCCCACGACCGCCCTCGACGTGACCGTGCAGGCCGAGATCCTCAAGCTCATGCGGGACCTGCGCAACCGGATCGACTCGGGCATCGTGCTCATCACCCACGACATGGGCGTCGTGGCCGACATGGCCGACCGGATCATCGTCATGCGCCACGGGCGGATCATGGAGACCGGGGACGCACGGCAGATCTTCCACGACCCCCAGCACGACTACACCAAGCAGCTGCTCGAGGCGGTGCCCCACCTCGGCGGCACCTCCCTCCTGAGCGAGT
The window above is part of the Pseudactinotalea sp. HY158 genome. Proteins encoded here:
- a CDS encoding glycoside hydrolase family 15 protein, translating into MSTKAQQRRDSEEFPPHVLREYALLADGQRGALIGPRGDIAWMCMPRWDSGAVFSSLIGGGGKFAVTPSTNRFVWGGYYEDATLIWRSRWVTTSRILESREALAFPGDAHTAVVLRRVVALDQPADVDVVLDPRADFGSRRMRRLSCDEGVWTARCGTLYMRFLGAPSAEVDHDGALRAHLEVAPGAPHDLVLELSDEPLRGAPLDPDRAWAATGTAWQRAVPPISGTIADGDVRQSYAVLRGLTSPGGGMVAGATMSLPERVGQGRNYDYRYAWIRDQSYAGEAVAACGAHPLLDDAVSFVSERILADGPRLKPAYTITGGPVPGERSLDLAGYPGGADKVGNWANEQFQLDAFGEALSLFAAAARLDRLDTVHWRAVEAAVAAIRACRMEPDAGIWELDERRWAHSRLSCVAGLRAVASAAPARQGSEWTSLADSILADVSADCLHPSGRWQRAPGDDRVDAALLIPAIRGALPADDPRTVATLAGILEGLAQDHFMYRFRHDQRRLGEAEGAFLLCGFMTSLALHRQGREVEAGRWFERNRAACGPPGLYSEEYDTTQRQMRGNLPQAFVHALMMETARALADPWTGPRRRD
- a CDS encoding Clp protease N-terminal domain-containing protein gives rise to the protein MFERFTKQARGAVVAAQDSARASGASRIDTRHVLLALLERGGLTDALGRIDVDAAALTEEIGTQVSRAGLDGAALGSLGIDLDEVARRTDEVFGPGSLGTARRGRGSLPFARDAKKALELGLREAVALGDRSIDARHLALGILRADCPGREALTAAGVDPDRLRSALQERPARSA
- a CDS encoding RNA polymerase subunit sigma-70, with amino-acid sequence MVSDIDAAAGDDPITGLRAVRSLRELADRLEVLQVNRARELGMPWQEIADALDVSRQAVHKKHGRRR
- a CDS encoding FABP family protein encodes the protein MALHPNLSPAATLLGTWTGAGRGEYPTITSFEYTEELKFTDVGKPFLVYSQRTWSPEGAPLHMESGFVRIPAEGAVEMTLAQPTGQTELAEGRLRLDDDVLEFDLIARIMNSASAKHVQVTRRRYTVRGDTLEVDFSMAAVGQPLVHHLASALRRG
- a CDS encoding GNAT family N-acetyltransferase — translated: MDFTRKVPLTGDLVTLEPVSTGHVSAIEPLLDDPEVAILTGTSHTSTPTAARPWTSAQLAETYARWATASDRLVWAIRENSTGRIVGESVLNDLDPGNRSCGFRIWIAGATGRGLGTEAVRLTMAHAFEVQQLHRVSLEVYAFNPRARHVYAKAGFRHEGTMREALRFDGGWVDAELMAMLRTDRPAP
- a CDS encoding ABC transporter family substrate-binding protein produces the protein MKSRRFYAAAATLAAGAMVLSACGSSGEATGGATDDGGNAGISDTSSMSVAWNEQLDETNPDSSTGNATKNANVLYLTNDRFMYYDDQLNLVQDPGFGSYEKVSDDPLQVKYTFADTATWSDGTPVDAADLVMFWGAVSGNFNTIADEDALTDEGETDEKATADQVYFNGTNSTVGLIEDFPEISDDGKSITFTYTKPFGDWNVNLETGVPAHVVAQHALGVEDPAEAKQALIDAFKNEDKDALVKISKFWNTGFQFSGALPDDPSLYLSSGPYIMTEYKQDQYLTLEARDDYEGDRTGGPEKITIRTIPDAMAAVSALQNGEVDLISPQSTTDVVEALKALGDDYTVLEGIEGTYEHVDLMFDNGGPFDPATYGGDAAAALKVRQAFLKLIPRQEILDKLIVPLNSQAVIRNSYNVLPGAPMYDAVTEANQMGAKFSEVDVDGAKQLLEEAGVDTPVDVRFLFDKANPRRQNEYTLIAQSAGQDDLFNVIDSSSDEWGRLLSDNSKYDASVFGWQSTSTAVTEGDANYRTGAINNFGGYSSETVDGLLDQLLVATEPAEQEELLGKIEAQLVDDAFGLTLYQFPSVTAYRSTIEGIDPITISPTIFYGFWNWKVGS
- a CDS encoding ABC transporter permease; translation: MSEVPPPMLAFIVRRLLIGLGVLLVATFVMYGLSDLVIDPLEDLITSTDPNKELQIAARIDQLHLDQSWVERYWDWIVNFVQGDMGTAWRSGREVTDLLGGAIVSTIQLVSAATVLAILLGVAVGIVSALRQYTSFDYLITFFSFLMYSLPSFWVAVLLKQWVAIGFNDFLADPFLAYAVIAGVGVVAAVLWTLMIGGPLRHRLTHGVIALAATAGVLVYLQASGWWSRPNIGLPLLAITSIAIALGVTLLSTGLNNRRSLGAALSCAAIGLALYYPMQGVFRELTPHMSYGIAFLLGLLAAVVGALVGVAWRGPDWRQSARTGAIVAVSVAFLMFVDRVLQVWRPYFDSNVINGRPFPTIGDVTPELGGNFWVTVLDSTMHLILPTISLMLISFAGYTRYARGSMLEVMSQDYIRTARAKGLSERTVVMRHGFRNSLIPLATIVPLDVITLIGGAIITEHIFSRPGMGQLFIRSLEDAEIDPLMAYLVVVAFAAIVANIIADLIYAALDPRIRVNA
- a CDS encoding IS110 family transposase: MIDTLLDAGITVVVISPNQVKNIRRRYGSSGNKDDRFDAFVLADTLRTDRARLRPLVPDRDDTIALRRACRARKDLIAHRIATGNQLRAHLRNALPATIGLFKDIDSDIALSFLERFDTQDKLDWLTPTRLGTWLRKQGYSGRTSSTVLHTKILAAPRGPEGDFATALATITASHVAVLRTLQAQTRTLEKHIDQQLTTHPDAHIFTSLPRSGRVRAARLLAEIGDCRSRFPTPEALICLAGAAPSTRQSGRIRVVGFRWSCDKQLRDAVTDFAADSIKANPWAAHLYQQARTRGHDHPHAVRILARAWLTIIWHCWQDHVPYNPSKHRALQPYLTPENKAA
- a CDS encoding IS110 family transposase; the encoded protein is MTAGLDWARDDHAVSVVDHRGREIDRCMIEHTAEGLRALLTFLARNNATEVAIERPTDP
- a CDS encoding ABC transporter permease; translation: MSISNIPPEIPEPEGAGDSYDAVENAIELKETEGKSQGRIVRERFFRHKGAMISLVVLLLIVLLAFTSIGYGPLPGWWTWTPYQTPESVLPGGRPTLVMPWSGSFAIGEHPFGQDELGRDIFARVMKGVQTSIFIMVVIGLVATIVGTIFGSLSGFFRGRTDNLLMRLTDLVITLPVIVIGAMLGKLLGSAAPFSLGLALGLIAWPPIARLVRGDFLSLREREFVDAARVAGASNSRIIFKHMLPNAMGVIIVAVTLLMSSAILLETSLSYLGFGIREPNISLGTMISAYQSSFATRPWLFWWPGLFIIAIALCVNFIGDGLRDAFDPRQKKVPSRRARRRAAAPDAAVSAGE
- a CDS encoding PH domain-containing protein; protein product: MPESPGAFDTAVFRTGFSRVFPWVAAAAALAGAIAAATRGGWGDLWRSGPWIALAVALVWLLFALPRVEVSGGGVLLVNVARTVWVPWPAFSSADARWALRVRTDDDREFSSWALPAGSGSLRRLPLRDGGRAESGHARPGERAPSMIRGGSAEAAVLEIGERVRSLTEAGFLPARPEAPARVSLNRRPLAVLAVIAAVAAGSAVLG